One segment of Octopus sinensis linkage group LG27, ASM634580v1, whole genome shotgun sequence DNA contains the following:
- the LOC118768063 gene encoding uncharacterized protein LOC118768063, whose product MAASGLPLFTGDVGLWFAQVESHFDAHAVPPQQQLHLLYSSLHPRLATSVRDLIISPHPDATYASVKAEILRRNTRSEESNFKELMAEEQLGYRTPFQFLRHLWELSGNAVDGPLLRRISFSRLPAHVQTMLATVLESVSVDQIATMADKILEFPKPSPSRGLCACTEPPPTVSPTQNSLAERLDTLMWRINDLCRAIGR is encoded by the coding sequence ATGGCTGCATCAGGTTTGCCTTTATTCACAGGGGATGTGGGTCTGTGGTTTGCCCAGGTGGAGTCGCATTTTGACGCACATGCCGTTCCTCCACAGCAGCAGTTGCATCTGCTATATTCAAGTTTACATCCCCGACTCGCCACATCGGTCAGGGATCTCATAATAAGTCCCCACCCGGACGCCACATACGCATCTGTAAAAGCCGAAATCCTCCGCCGCAACACGCGGTCGGAGGAGAGTAATTTTAAGGAGCTGATGGCCGAGGAACAGTTGGGATACAGGACTCCATTCCAGTTCCTGCGCCACCTATGGGAGCTGAGCGGGAACGCAGTGGACGGGCCGCTCTTACGGAGGATTTCCTTCTCCAGGTTGCCTGCCCATGTGCAGACAATGTTGGCCACGGTACTGGAGTCTGTGTCAGTAGACCAGATTGCCACGATGGCCGATAAAATATTGGAATTTCCAAAACCATCTCCATCGCGAGGCCTGTGCGCATGTACAGAGCCCCCTCCGACAGTTTCTCCGACGCAAAATTCACTAGCCGAGCGGCTCGATACGCTCATGTGGCGAATCAATGATCTGTGCCGTGCAATCGGGCGTTGA